The Candidatus Nitrosocosmicus franklandus genome contains a region encoding:
- the rrp41 gene encoding exosome complex exonuclease Rrp41, translating into MKELTLLDENGKRSDGRGIDDLRSIKITVGVVKNADGSAFIEFGKNKIIVAVYGPREVHPKHMALPDRCVLRCRYHMSPFSTDTRKNPAPSRREVEISKVMRESLEPSLILSDYPRAVIDVFVEVLQADGGSRCAGINAASVALADAGINMRDLVSACAAGRIKDKIVLDVNDLEDKEGDADMPVAYLPNLDQVTLLQVDGKLTTAQFSECLNKAIDGCKLVYEIQKDALMKKYFGNELEIKEEV; encoded by the coding sequence TTGAAAGAATTGACATTATTGGATGAAAATGGAAAAAGATCTGATGGTAGGGGAATAGATGATCTCCGCTCAATCAAAATTACCGTCGGTGTAGTAAAGAATGCAGACGGCTCTGCTTTTATAGAATTTGGAAAGAACAAAATAATTGTAGCCGTATATGGACCACGAGAAGTCCATCCGAAGCATATGGCACTTCCAGATAGATGTGTTCTTAGGTGCCGATATCACATGTCTCCATTTTCTACAGATACAAGAAAAAATCCTGCACCATCTAGAAGAGAAGTAGAGATATCAAAAGTCATGCGGGAATCTTTAGAACCCTCATTAATATTAAGTGACTATCCTCGAGCAGTTATTGATGTATTTGTTGAAGTATTGCAAGCTGATGGTGGTTCTAGGTGCGCTGGTATTAATGCAGCGTCAGTGGCATTAGCAGATGCTGGAATCAATATGCGGGACTTGGTCTCCGCCTGCGCTGCAGGAAGAATAAAAGATAAAATCGTGTTGGACGTTAATGACTTGGAAGATAAAGAAGGGGATGCTGATATGCCTGTTGCGTATTTGCCAAATCTGGATCAAGTTACATTACTTCAAGTTGATGGAAAACTAACTACTGCTCAGTTTAGTGAATGTTTGAATAAGGCAATTGATGGGTGTAAATTAGTATACGAAATACAAAAAGATGCCCTGATGAAAAAATATTTTGGAAATGAATTGGAGATAAAAGAAGAGGTATGA
- the rrp42 gene encoding exosome complex protein Rrp42, with amino-acid sequence MSSSKRSTIIVEQLRKQQMLEALTRGKRLDGRDYQSYRNLEIELGIIDKASGSAKVRLGNTEVIAGVKVETGEPFEGLEDKGALIMSAEVLPTASPYVEPGPPDEDAIELSRVVDRGIRESEMLDLDKLVLIPGKIVYTVFVDCSIINSDGNLLDATSYAVVAALSTSKFPVFEVQDDKVIDTGKTMPPPITTIPISITAVKIGESVLLDPTTEEEACMDSRITITTQSDGSIVAVQKGYTGPLTVDQIISFSEIARIKGEEIRSKIKELNYD; translated from the coding sequence ATGAGTTCGTCTAAACGTTCTACAATAATAGTCGAGCAACTACGAAAACAGCAAATGTTAGAAGCCTTGACTAGAGGAAAAAGATTAGATGGTCGGGATTATCAGTCGTATAGGAATCTCGAAATTGAGCTTGGAATAATAGATAAGGCATCTGGTTCTGCAAAGGTAAGGCTTGGGAACACCGAAGTTATTGCAGGTGTCAAAGTAGAAACAGGTGAACCATTTGAAGGATTAGAAGACAAAGGAGCATTAATTATGTCTGCAGAAGTTTTGCCTACAGCTTCTCCATACGTTGAACCTGGACCCCCAGATGAAGATGCGATCGAATTGTCTAGAGTTGTAGATCGTGGAATTCGTGAATCCGAAATGCTAGATTTAGATAAACTAGTTTTGATTCCTGGAAAAATAGTTTATACTGTTTTTGTTGATTGCAGCATAATAAATAGTGATGGTAACTTACTAGATGCTACATCTTATGCTGTTGTGGCAGCTCTATCGACAAGCAAATTTCCAGTTTTTGAAGTTCAAGACGATAAGGTCATAGACACGGGGAAAACTATGCCCCCTCCCATAACTACCATCCCTATTTCAATCACTGCGGTCAAGATCGGCGAATCGGTGTTATTAGACCCCACTACGGAAGAAGAAGCATGTATGGATTCACGTATAACCATAACTACCCAATCAGATGGAAGCATAGTTGCGGTACAAAAGGGATATACTGGTCCACTTACGGTTGATCAAATTATTAGCTTCTCTGAAATAGCAAGAATTAAAGGGGAGGAAATACGTTCTAAAATAAAGGAGTTGAACTACGATTAA
- a CDS encoding transposase — MGVKFGATVRKRYGKVYRTLKQKRRCPSCTSLKFRRISIGIWQCGKCEYKVAAGAYDINLGKLQL; from the coding sequence TTGGGTGTAAAATTTGGTGCTACTGTACGAAAAAGATATGGAAAGGTCTATAGAACTTTAAAACAAAAAAGAAGATGTCCTAGCTGTACTTCACTAAAATTCAGAAGAATATCTATTGGGATTTGGCAGTGCGGCAAATGCGAATACAAGGTAGCAGCAGGGGCATATGATATAAATCTTGGAAAGCTACAACTCTAA
- a CDS encoding KEOPS complex subunit Pcc1 translates to MNRQLNSIFIALKGDIQSTPDFDTHVTISTENNYIILYVSSNNLSKFRATIITILRLIDLSYSVIRIEQ, encoded by the coding sequence TTGAATAGGCAATTAAACTCGATCTTCATCGCTCTCAAAGGCGATATTCAATCTACCCCTGATTTTGATACTCATGTTACCATTTCCACTGAAAATAACTATATTATATTGTATGTTTCAAGTAACAATCTATCCAAGTTTCGTGCGACTATAATAACGATTCTGAGATTGATAGACTTGTCCTATTCTGTAATTCGTATCGAACAATAA
- a CDS encoding prefoldin subunit beta, producing MSEQELPPWLREQLARLQQLQQNLQAIMMQKQQVELEVSETERALEELKKTTADDTVYKLAGPLMVKSNRDNLIKELEEKKELSSTRTVVLGKQESRVKENLKEVENKINQMVHMAQSGSSPPPANKFSPSS from the coding sequence ATGAGTGAACAAGAACTTCCTCCATGGCTAAGAGAGCAACTTGCAAGACTGCAACAATTACAACAAAACCTTCAAGCAATAATGATGCAGAAACAACAGGTCGAACTTGAGGTATCTGAAACCGAAAGAGCCTTGGAAGAATTAAAGAAAACTACGGCTGACGATACTGTATATAAATTAGCAGGTCCACTAATGGTCAAGTCAAACAGAGATAATTTAATAAAGGAATTAGAAGAGAAGAAAGAATTGTCAAGCACTAGGACCGTAGTTTTAGGAAAACAAGAATCTAGAGTCAAAGAAAATCTTAAAGAAGTTGAAAACAAGATTAATCAAATGGTACACATGGCCCAGTCTGGTTCTTCTCCACCGCCCGCTAATAAATTTAGCCCATCATCATAA
- a CDS encoding ERCC4 domain-containing protein yields the protein MAIRIVVDEREKNSRVPDLLKLMGVYVDYKQLTIGDYIVSSETVIERKTVYDLLNSVYDGRLFIQCSDIIKHYSKPIIVIEGNLTDLDTREDISSDSRLIVDKLRIAYETLIKLALDFRLPILYTSSVYYTAELLVLLASNQFKSKNAGPLLKKIKKTNPFVTQQLYVLASLPGIGSKVAVRLLEKFHSPRNVLNASIAELARVPGIGNMRAEKIRKILDTCVSPTMNTYTQKKLIMENTDDEDTTTTFSSSSSSNDNSI from the coding sequence TTGGCTATTAGAATTGTAGTAGATGAGAGAGAGAAAAATAGTAGAGTTCCTGATCTGCTAAAACTAATGGGAGTTTATGTTGATTATAAACAATTAACAATTGGAGATTATATTGTTTCATCAGAAACTGTAATTGAAAGAAAAACTGTCTACGATTTACTAAATTCCGTTTATGACGGTCGCTTATTTATACAGTGTTCTGATATAATAAAACACTATTCTAAGCCCATAATTGTTATCGAGGGAAATTTAACAGATCTTGATACCCGAGAGGATATTTCATCCGATTCTAGGTTAATAGTAGATAAACTGCGTATAGCTTACGAAACCTTGATAAAGCTAGCACTTGATTTTCGATTACCGATTTTATATACTAGTTCGGTCTACTATACTGCCGAACTACTCGTCTTATTGGCCTCAAACCAATTTAAAAGCAAGAATGCCGGTCCACTTTTAAAAAAGATTAAGAAAACCAATCCATTTGTTACTCAGCAGTTATATGTTCTTGCTTCTTTACCTGGAATAGGTTCTAAGGTTGCAGTCAGATTGTTAGAAAAATTTCATTCTCCTAGAAATGTTTTAAATGCTTCAATAGCAGAACTTGCCAGAGTACCTGGAATTGGTAATATGAGGGCAGAAAAAATTAGAAAAATTTTGGATACATGTGTTTCTCCTACAATGAATACCTATACTCAAAAGAAACTAATAATGGAAAATACTGATGATGAGGATACTACTACTACTTTTTCATCCTCATCCTCATCCAATGATAATTCTATATAA